The following are from one region of the Camarhynchus parvulus chromosome 3, STF_HiC, whole genome shotgun sequence genome:
- the SLC2A12 gene encoding solute carrier family 2, facilitated glucose transporter member 12, which yields MAPGQSTEDFSQQSQAMGAGEDEERGRGCSRCRLPAAAGCGTFTFLSSAIAAISGLLMGYELGLISGALLQMSTILTLSCKEQEVIVSSLLFGALFASLTGGFLIDRFGRRLAIIIASSLLVLGSLILLPYESYEVLIVGRIAIGISISLSSIATCVYIAEIAPQHRRGLLVSLNELMIVIGILFAYISNYAFASMSHGWKYMFGLVIPLGALQAVAMYFLPPSPRFLVMKNDDEAARKVLERLWETSDAAKELTVIKSSLKDEHQYSFLDLFRSKNNMRARMLVGLTLVFFVQTTGQPNILFYASTVLKSVGFQSNEAASLASTGVGVVKVVSTVPATFFVDQVGSKTFLCIGSSVMAISLVTMGLVNRNIHVNLTEVCRSQSPEDFSLQRPGNFTVTNGSLKDLFASMASTEILSFDVQSPDVASTGELNRTALAGGKSTTGSHVESGEVPVVLKWLSLASLLVYVAAFSIGLGPMSWLVLSEIFPGGIRGRAMALTSSMNWGINLLISLTFLTVTELIGLSWVCFIYTIMSLASLAFVVMFIPETKGCSLEQISMELAKQKYVRTPLCGVSQRREKLVPVELDKREKEQLY from the exons GTTGTGGAACATTCACCTTTCTATCTTCTGCCATTGCTGCCATAAGTGGACTTCTGATGGGCTATGAGTTAGGCCTTATCTCTGGAGCTCTTCTTCAGATGAGCACCATTTTAACACTCTCTTGCAAAGAGCAGGAAGTCATTGTAAGTTCCCTGCTTTTTGGGGCCTTATTTGCATCCCTTACTGGTGGATTTCTTATAGACAGATTTGGAAGGAGACTTGCTATTATTATTGCATCTTCTTTACTTGTGCTGGGGAGTCTGATTCTGCTGCCCTATGAATCATACGAGGTACTCATTGTGGGCCGGATTGCCATAGGTATTTCCATCTCACTATCATCAATTGCCACATGTGTGTATATCGCTGAGATTGCCCCACAGCACAGAAGAGGCCTCCTTGTGTCATTAAATGAACTCATGATTGTGATAGGCATTCTCTTTGCCTATATTTCAAATTATGCATTTGCCAGCATGTCTCATGGCTGGAAGTACATGTTTGGCCTGGTGATTCCATTGGGTGCTTTGCAGGCTGTTGCCATGTATTTCCTTCCTCCAAGCCCTCGGTTTCTTGTGATGAAAAATGATGATGAAGCGGCAAGAAAAGTACTGGAGAGGCTATGGGAAACATCAGATGCTGCTAAAGAGCTCACGGTGATTAAATCTTCCCTCAAAGATGAACATCAGTATAGTTTCTTGGACCTGTTTCGCTCAAAAAACAACATGAGGGCCCGAATGCTGGTAGGACTCACTCTAGTGTTTTTTGTGCAAACAACTGGGCAAcccaacattttattttatgcatcAACTGTTTTGAAGTCAGTTGGGTTCCAGAGCAATGAAGCTGCCAGCTTGGCTTCCACTGGAGTTGGAGTGGTTAAAGTGGTCAGCACAGTCCCAGCCACATTTTTTGTGGATCAAGTTGGAAGTAAAACTTTTCTGTGTATTGGCTCTTCTGTTATGGCAATATCATTGGTCACTATGGGCTTAGTGAACCGTAACATACATGTGAATTTAACCGAGGTCTGCAGAAGCCAGTCTCCAGAGGATTTCTCTCTCCAGAGACCAGGAAACTTCACTGTCACCAATGGGAGTCTCAAGGACCTCTTTGCTAGCATGGCTTCAACAGAAATATTGTCATTTGATGTACAAAGCCCAGATGTTGCCAGCACAGGAGAACTGAACAGGActgccctggcaggaggcaAAAGCACAACAGGGTCTCACGTGGAAAGTGGGGAGGTTCCTGTTGTCCTGAAATGGCTCTCACTGGCCAGCCTGCTTGTCTATGTTGCTGCATTTTCCATAGGTCTTGGACCAA TGTCCTGGTTGGTCCTGAGTGAAATTTTCCCTGGTGGGATCAGAGGACGGGCCATGGCTTTGACATCTAGCATGAACTGGGGTATAAACCTCCTCATCTCCTTGACGTTTTTGACTGTAACTG AGCTCATTGGCTTGTCCTGGGTGTGCTTCATTTACACAATAATGAGTCTAGCATCACTGGCTTTTGTTGTCATGTTTATACCAGAGACAAAAGGATGCTCTTTGGAGCAAATATCCATGGAACTAGCTAAACA GAAATACGTGAGGACGCCCTTGTGCGGGGTGAGCCAGCGCAGAGAGAAACTGGTGCCGGTGGAACTTgacaagagagagaaagagcagCTCTACTAG
- the TBPL1 gene encoding TATA box-binding protein-like protein 1 — protein sequence MDADSDVALDILITNVVCVFRTRCHLNLRKIALEGANVIYKRDVGKVLMKLRKPRITATIWSSGKVICTGATSEEEAKFGARRLARSLQKLGFQVIFTDFKVVNVLAVCNMPFEIRLPEFTKNNRPHASYEPELHPAVCYRIKSLRATLQIFSTGSITVTGPNVKAVASAVEQIYPFVFESRK from the exons ATGGATGCAGACAGTGATGTTGCACTGGACATTTTAATCACAAATGTAGTGTGTGTTTTTAGAACAAGATGTCATTTAAACTTGAGGAAGATTGCATTAGAGGGAGCAAATGTGATATACAAGCGTGATGTTGGG aaggTTTTAATGAAGCTTAGGAAACCTAGGATTACGGCCACAATTTGGTCCTCAGGAAAAGTTATTTGCACAGGAGCCACAAG TGAAGAAGAAGCTAAATTTGGTGCCAGACGACTAGCTCGTAGTCTACAGAAACTAGGTTTTCAG gtaattttcacagattttaaaGTTGTGAATGTTTTAGCAGTGTGCAACATGCCCTTTGAGATAAGATTGCCAGAATTTACGAAGAATAACAGACCTCATGCGAG ttATGAACCAGAACTTCATCCTGCCGTGTGTTACAGAATAAAATCTCTCAGAGCTACCTTACAGATTTTTTCCACAGGCAGTATCACAGTTACAG GGCCAAATGTAAAGGCTGTTGCCAGTGCTGTGGAACAGATTTATCCATTCGTGTTtgaaagcaggaaataa